From the genome of Anopheles moucheti chromosome 3, idAnoMoucSN_F20_07, whole genome shotgun sequence, one region includes:
- the LOC128302886 gene encoding uncharacterized protein K02A2.6-like, with the protein MEEDQRRLSQQFDVPGTAHLQPGFGPPFQPNGATLDHQAGSPIQHPPSLITASSSQHPPSLFTASSSQHPPSLPMPSSQTILYQSGEPTMLQLIQLMQQVMTKLEQQQSVSQPQSASQPQQQQQSVSQPQSASQPQQQHHQFPFNPEQILDSLARNITEFRFDADAGVTFEKWYSRYEDLFVRDAARIDDAAKVRLLLRKLGPLEHERYVNYILPQKPRDFTLEATIAKLKSIFGKTESLLTKRYKCMQLVKSKSEDFLVYACRVNRACVDFELNGMSEEQLKCLVFVCGLKEETDKDFRVKLLTRIEERPDITLEQISAECNRIANLKRENAMITGASEERVLALQNGGRNHFKGSDKGSRSHRTFRDNQSGSKKPSNACGLCGGWHWVKDCPKSNYKCKECGESGHREERCRKRKHHTGRRSHRPPRSVRTVRVCSVRASRKFVQVSINGTSIRLQLDTGSDISVIGQTAWEKLGKPSLVKPTVCAKTASNEKLKLLGEFEAGVTICNATKPAIIRVAQVNLLLLGADLVDSFALGSVPMDMFCANISTDTHVPKALHASFPEVFRGTGLCTKAQIKLQLRENCSPVFRPKRPVAYAMQATVEKELDRLVEMNVITPIDYSEWAAPIVVVRKSNGSIRICGDYSTGLNAALQPHEYPLPLPDDIFAKLAHCKIFSKIDLSDAFLQVEIEESCRTLLAINTHRGLYLYNRLPPGLKIAPAAFQQIIDAMLAGLHDTSGYMDDVVVGGRTEREHDENVRKVLQRVQDFGFTIKAEKCAFNMHQIEYLGHIIDRTGLRPNPKKIEAIIKLPAPTNVNEVRSFLGAINYYGKFIPRMRDLRYPLDDLLKNESQFVWTKQCERAFSRFKEVLKSDLLLTYYDPRADIIVAADASSVGLGATISHKFADGSVKVVQHASRALTKAEAGYSQIDREGLAIIFAVTRFHKMLYGRHFRLQTDHRPLLQIFGSKKGIPVYTANRLQRFALTLQLYDFEMEYIPTDKFGNADLLSRLISRCEKPEPEYIIASIELEEVVSCVAIESLKSFPIHFREVATATRNDALLRQVYRYVKEGWPRGVAYAEDLVRFHHRRDALTTVDGCILFGERVVVPAALQKRCLNQLHRGHPGIQRMKAIARSFVYWPSLDNDITDCVATCGPCQAAAKSPQAVAPSLWPKPSGPWHRVHIDYAGPVDGVYFLVVVDAFSKWPEIVKTASITSSATITILRGIFARFGPPITLVSDNGPQFTSEVFSEFCERNGIEHIRTPPFHPQSNGQAERFVDTFKRALRKIQVGSTSLEEALELFLQTYRSTPNPVLAQRTPAEVMIGRATRTVHHLLRPPASSETITRSDIREWQPGDLVYAKLYKANSWSWASGRIVRRMGNVIYEVVTQDQQKHRRHVNQLRRRVAGPAERNERTEHQLPLFILLDEWDLPHPSSHQPALPVPSPASHPTSSSAPPAQVEAQRALASSPTAPAHLEEQQGPPANSRSNTQQTRLPRRSSRIRRLPRRFSPYRLT; encoded by the coding sequence ATGGAAGAGGATCAACGTCGTCTCTCGCAGCAATTCGATGTTCCGGGTACCGCGCATCTACAACCCGGGTTTGGACCGCCGTTCCAGCCGAACGGTGCAACGTTGGATCATCAAGCAGGATCGCCCATCCAGCATCCGCCATCCCTTATCACGGCGTCATCAAGCCAGCATCCGCCATCGCTTTTCACGGCGTCATCAAGCCAGCATCCCCCATCGCTCCCAATGCCGTCATCACAGACGATTTTGTATCAAAGCGGTGAGCCCACAATGTTGCAATTGATCCAGCTCATGCAGCAAGTAATGACCAAgttggagcagcagcaatcggtATCACAACCGCAGTCAGCATcacagccacagcagcagcagcaatcggtATCACAACCGCAGTCAGCATcacagccgcagcagcagcatcaccagtTTCCCTTCAATCCGGAGCAAATCCTTGATTCGTTGGCCAGGAACATCACGGAATTCCGTTTCGATGCTGACGCAGGCGTAACGTTCGAGAAATGGTATTCGCGTTACGAGGATTTGTTCGTCAGAGATGCAGCCAGGATTGACGATGCGGCCAAAGTGCGCTTACTCCTGAGGAAGCTGGGTCCGTTAGAGCACGAAAGGTATGTGAACTATAttcttccccaaaaaccccgtGATTTTACGCTCGAGGCAACCATTGCCAAACTGAAAtccatttttggaaaaacagaATCCTTGCTAACTAAGCGTTACAAATGCATGCAGTTAGTAAAGAGCAAGAGTGAGGATTTTTTGGTGTACGCATGTCGCGTTAATCGGGCGTGCGTGGATTTCGAGCTAAATGGAATGAGCGAGGAACAGCTCAAGTGCTTAGTTTTTGTCTGCGGACTGAAGGAGGAAACGGACAAGGATTTTAGAGTGAAGCTGCTCACTCGCATTGAAGAGCGCCCCGATATCACTCTAGAGCAAATATCGGCGGAATGCAACCGCATTGCTAACCTCAAACGTGAAAATGCAATGATCACTGGTGCGTCGGAAGAGCGTGTGCTTGcattacaaaatggcggccgaaACCATTTTAAGGGCTCGGATAAAGGATCGCGCTCGCATCGCACGTTTCGCGATAACCAATCAGGGAGTAAGAAACCGAGTAACGCTTGCGGGCTATGCGGTGGTTGGCATTGGGTGAAAGATTGTCCGAAATCGAATTATAAGTGCAAAGAGTGCGGTGAATCAGGTCATCGGGAGGAGCGTTGTCGCAAGCGGAAGCATCACACCGGTCGCAGAAGCCACCGACCACCACGGTCTGTTAGAACGGTTAGGGTGTGTAGTGTACGAGCCAGCCGTAAATTTGTGCAGGTTTCCATCAATGGAACGAGTATCCGATTGCAGTTGGATACGGGCTCGGACATATCGGTCATAGGTCAGACCGCATGGGAAAAACTAGGGAAGCCATCATTGGTAAAGCCTACCGTttgtgcaaaaactgcctctaatgaaaaattaaagctGCTAGGCGAGTTTGAAGCAGGGGTGACAATATGCAACGCCACCAAGCCGGCGATCATCCGTGTGGCTCAGGTCAATCTGCTCTTGCTGGGAGCAGATTTGGTGGATTCTTTTGCCCTTGGCTCCGTCCCAATGGACATGTTTTGTGCGAACATTTCAACGGATACGCACGTTCCAAAAGCGTTGCATGCAAGCTTTCCCGAAGTGTTTCGAGGTACAGGGCTTTGTACAAAGGCGCAGATCAAGCTGCAGCTAAGGGAAAATTGCAGTCCAGTTTTCCGTCCAAAGCGGCCCGTGGCTTATGCCATGCAAGCCACTGTTGAAAAAGAGCTTGACCGATTGGTAGAAATGAACGTGATCACTCCCATTGATTACTCCGAATGGGCAGCCCCAATCGTGGTCGTACGTAAGAGCAACGGCAGTATTCGAATTTGCGGCGATTATTCCACTGGGCTGAATGCTGCGCTGCAGCCGCACGAGTATCCTTTGCCGTTGCCGGATGACATTTTTGCGAAGCTTGCTCACTGTAAGATCTTCAGCAAAATAGATTTGTCGGACGCATTTTTGCAAGTCGAGATCGAGGAGAGCTGCAGGACTCTTCTCGCGATAAACACGCATCGGGGTCTATACCTCTATAACCGTCTACCTCCAGGATTAAAGATAGCACCAGCCGCATTTCAGCAGATTATAGATGCGATGCTTGCCGGATTGCATGACACATCTGGTTATATGGACGATGTTGTTGTCGGGGGTAGGACGGAAAGAGAGCACGATGAGAACGTCAGAAAGGTGCTCCAGCGTGTGCAAGACTTTGGGTTCACGATCAAGGCCGAAAAATGCGCTTTCAATATGCACCAAATAGAATACCTCGGGCACATCATTGACCGAACAGGTTTAAGGCCGAACCCAAAGAAAATCGAGGCAATCATAAAACTGCCAGCGCCAACAAATGTTAATGAGGTTCGTTCATTTTTGGGCGCAATCAATTATTATGGCAAGTTTATTCCCAGGATGCGGGATTTGAGGTACCCCCTGGACGATCtgttgaaaaatgaaagcCAGTTTGTTTGGACCAAACAGTGCGAGAGAGCATTCAGCAGGTTTAAGGAAGTGCTGAAATCGGATCTGCTTTTAACTTACTATGACCCTAGAGCCgacatcattgtagcggcggACGCGTCTTCCGTAGGACTCGGAGCAACCATCAGTCACAAGTTTGCAGACGGATCAGTAAAGGTGGTGCAACACGCGTCGCGGGCTTTAACAAAAGCAGAGGCAGGGTACAGCCAGATAGACCGCGAAGGATTGGCGATCATATTTGCGGTAACGCGTTTCCACAAAATGCTGTATGGCAGACATTTTCGACTCCAAACCGACCACAGGCCATTGCTCCAGATTTTTGGCTCGAAAAAAGGCATTCCCGTATATACCGCAAATCGGCTGCAACGGTTTGCGCTAACGCTGCAGCTGTACGATTTCGAGATGGAGTACATACCGACGGACAAATTTGGGAATGCGGATCTGCTATCTCGGCTTATTAGCAGATGCGAGAAGCCGGAGCCTGAATACATCATCGCTAGCATCGAGCTGGAGGAAGTCGTAAGTTGTGTGGCCATTGAATCACTAAAATCATTTCCGATTCATTTTAGAGAAGTTGCTACAGCTACGAGAAACGATGCACTACTACGACAAGTGTACCGGTACGTCAAAGAGGGTTGGCCTCGGGGCGTGGCTTACGCAGAGGATTTAGTCCGCTTTCATCACCGAAGAGATGCGCTGACAACCGTGGATGGCTGCATTCTTTTCGGGGAGAGGGTAGTGGTACCCGCTGCTCTACAAAAAAGGTGCCTAAACCAGCTACATCGTGGACACCCAGGCATCCAGCGGATGAAGGCGATTGCGCGCAGTTTCGTTTACTGGCCATCACTGGACAACGACATCACCGATTGCGTCGCTACCTGTGGGCCGTGCCAGGCCGCAGCCAAATCCCCTCAAGCAGTGGCCCCATCATTATGGCCAAAACCATCCGGTCCTTGGCATCGTGTTCACATCGACTACGCCGGTCCAGTGGATGGAGTGTATTTCCTGGTCGTCGTAGATGCCTTCTCTAAGTGGCCTGAGATCGTGAAAACGGCGAGTATTACCTCATCCGCTACAATTACCATCTTGCGAGGCATATTTGCTAGGTTTGGACCACCGATAACATTGGTCAGCGACAATGGCCCCCAATTCACCAGCGAAGTCTTCAGCGAGTTCTGTGAGCGGAACGGCATTGAGCATATTCGAACTCCGCCTTTTCATCCACAATCGAACGGCCAAGCCGAGCGGTTCGTGGACACGTTCAAGCGGGCGTTGAGGAAAATACAGGTGGGAAGTACGTCGCTGGAAGAAGCATTGGAACTGTTTCTTCAAACCTATCGCTCCACACCAAATCCTGTTTTGGCGCAACGCACCCCAGCCGAGGTGATGATCGGAAGAGCAACCAGAACAGTTCATCATCTGTTGCGGCCGCCAGCGTCATCAGAGACCATCACTAGGAGCGATATTCGAGAATGGCAGCCGGGTGATTTGGTGTATGCTAAGTTATACAAGGCGAACTCTTGGAGCTGGGCATCTGGAAGGATAGTTCGCAGAATGGGTAATGTCATTTACGAGGTGGTTACCCAGGACCAGCAAAAGCATCGGCGTCACGTGAATCAGCTCCGACGTCGTGTTGCTGGCCCGGCTGAACGGAACGAGCGAACGGAGCATCAACTACCCCTATTTATCCTGTTGGATGAATGGGATTTGCcgcatccttcatctcatcAGCCAGCGTTACCCGTGCCGTCGCCCGCATCGCATcccacatcatcatcagcaccgCCTGCGCAGGTAGAGGCGCAGCGAGCATTAGCATCATCGCCAACAGCACCGGCACATTTGGAAGAGCAGCAAGGACCCCCGGCTAATAGCAGGAGCAACACACAGCAGACGCGGCTACCACGACGTTCTTCTAGGATTAGAAGATTGCCACGTAGGTTCAGCCCGTACAGGCTGACTTAA